A genomic segment from Glycine max cultivar Williams 82 chromosome 1, Glycine_max_v4.0, whole genome shotgun sequence encodes:
- the LOC100816024 gene encoding transcription factor bHLH18, whose amino-acid sequence MTTREESWTSWLCDLEPEDYNNFVHQSDSNGVGGIFPSSKDSSSASQTEHSSTVSNSSEDDKVFGERPAKTLKIGTSNSSNTEFLSQKKDSSPSYIIFSDNVNQLQAPTLKPKGKVACHGRKGSLENQNFGSVSRSPHHAKDHIIAERMRREKISQQFVALSALIPDLKKMDKASVLGDAIKHVKQLQEQVKLLEEKNKRKRVVESVVYVKKSKLSAAEDVFNTFSNSGDGNSYDISETKTNESFPEVEARVLEKHVLIRIHCGKQKGLFINILKDIENLHLSVINSSILLFGTSKLDITIVAEMDEEFSLSVKELARKLRIGLMQFM is encoded by the exons ATGACTACAAGGGAAGAATCATGGACAAGTTGGTTGTGTGATTTG GAACCTGAGGATTACAACAATTTCGTCCATCAATCTGACTCAAACGGGGTTGGTGGAATTTTCCCATCTAGCAAAGACTCTTCTTCAGCTTCTCAAACGGAACACTCTAGCACCGTGAGCAATTCCTCGGAAGATGATAAAGTCTTTGGTGAGAGACCAGCCAAAACACTCAAGATTGGCACTTCAAACTCTTCTAACACGGAGTTTCTCTCACAGAAGAAGGATTCTTCTCCCTCctacattattttctctgacaATGTGAATCAATTGCAAGCACCAACGTTGAAGCCAAAAGGCAAGGTTGCGTGTCACGGGAGAAAGGGGTCCTTGGAAAACCAGAACTTTGGCTCTGTGTCCAGATCTCCCCACCACGCTAAAGATCACATAATTGCTGAGAGAATGAGGAGAGAAAAGATTAGCCAGCAGTTCGTAGCTCTTTCAGCCCTTATTCCAGACCTCAAGAAG ATGGACAAAGCCTCGGTGCTTGGGGATGCTATAAAGCACGTGAAACAGCTCCAGGAGCAAGTGAAGCTACTGGAAGAGAAGAACAAAAGGAAGCGGGTAGTGGAATCCGTGGTATATGTTAAGAAATCTAAGCTCTCCGCAGCAGAAGATGTCTTTAACACTTTTTCAAATTCTGGGGACGGAAATTCCTATGACATctcagaaacaaaaacaaatgaatCATTTCCCGAAGTTGAGGCAAGAGTGTTAGAGAAGCACGTGCTGATTCGAATCCACTGCGGGAAACAAAAGGGTCTGTTCATCAACATACTCAAAGATATAGAGAATCTTCACCTATCGGTGATCAATAGCAGTATTTTGCTTTTCGGAACCTCCAAATTGGACATAACTATCGTAGCAGAG ATGGATGAAGAGTTCAGCCTGAGCGTGAAGGAGCTGGCTAGAAAACTACGAATTGGACTCATGCAATTTATGTAG
- the LOC100816551 gene encoding transcription factor bHLH18 isoform X1 gives MENNNTSMDASEASWLSDLETEDGCNLFRQCHLETLLDDDEELLSHEIASAFENLQQPLSSESNTSYSEAPMNSFTEETSFEKPIKQPKTNASSWNSSFTKHFSLSSSPSSPTSKILSFENSNSSPPNPNNTDQFHGIVVSSALSPKQIKTKGASVSLPHTRKRLSENQNFEAESPKGHRSYKSPSHVRDHIIAERKRREKLSQSLIALAALIPGLKKMDKASVLGDAIKYVKELQERMRMLEEEDKNRDVESVVMVKKQRLSCCDDGSASHEDEENSERLPRVEARVLEKDVLLRIHCQKQKGLLLNILVEIQNLHLFVVNSSVLPFGDSVLDITIVAQMGTGYNLTINDLVKNLRVATLKSMS, from the exons ATGGAGAATAATAACACATCGATGGACGCATCAGAAGCCAGCTGGTTATCTGATTTG GAAACGGAGGATGGTTGCAACTTGTTCCGACAATGTCACCTTGAGACGTTGCTCGACGATGATGAAGAGTTGCTTTCGCATGAGATAGCAAGTGCCTTTGAGAACTTGCAGCAACCTTTGTCTTCGGAGAGTAACACTTCGTATTCGGAGGCTCCGATGAACTCATTCACGGAAGAAACAAGTTTTGAGAAGCCCATCAAGCAGCCCAAAACGAATGCCTCTAGTTGGAACTCATCGTTCACTAAGCATTTTTCGTTATCTTCATCCCCTTCTTCTCCAACCTCCAAGATCCTGTCTTTCGAGAACTCAAACTCGTCCCCTCCCAATCCCAACAACACCGATCAGTTTCATGGtattgttgtttcttctgcCTTAAGCCCAAAGCAGATCAAGACCAAAGGTGCTTCAGTTTCACTCCCACATACCCGGAAACGTTTATCAGAAAACCAGAACTTTGAAGCTGAAAGCCCCAAAGGCCATAGAAGCTACAAGTCCCCATCTCACGTTCGGGATCACATCATCGCCGAGAGAAAACGAAGAGAGAAGCTCAGCCAGAGCTTAATCGCTCTAGCAGCTCTTATTCCTGGCTTAAAGAAG ATGGACAAGGCATCAGTGCTGGGAGATGCTATAAAGTACGTGAAAGAGCTCCAAGAGCGTATGAGAATGCTTGAAGAAGAGGACAAGAATAGAGATGTGGAGTCTGTGGTGATGGTGAAGAAACAACGGCTGAGCTGCTGCGACGATGGTTCAGCTTCAcatgaagatgaagaaaacaGTGAAAGACTCCCCCGCGTGGAAGCGAGAGTGTTAGAGAAGGACGTGCTCCTTCGGATCCACTGCCAAAAGCAAAAGGGGCTTTTGCTCAACATACTTGTCGAGATTCAAAACCTTCATCTCTTCGTTGTCAATAGCAGTGTCCTACCTTTCGGGGATTCCGTACTTGACATAACCATTGTTGCTCAG ATGGGAACCGGCTACAATTTGACCATAAATGATCTTGTAAAAAACCTACGCGTGGCTACTTTGAAATCCATGTCATAA
- the LOC100816551 gene encoding transcription factor bHLH18 isoform X2, which translates to MENNNTSMDASEASWLSDLLLQETEDGCNLFRQCHLETLLDDDEELLSHEIASAFENLQQPLSSESNTSYSEAPMNSFTEETSFEKPIKQPKTNASSWNSSFTKHFSLSSSPSSPTSKILSFENSNSSPPNPNNTDQFHGIVVSSALSPKQIKTKGASVSLPHTRKRLSENQNFEAESPKGHRSYKSPSHVRDHIIAERKRREKLSQSLIALAALIPGLKKMDKASVLGDAIKYVKELQERMRMLEEEDKNRDVESVVMVKKQRLSCCDDGSASHEDEENSERLPRVEARVLEKDVLLRIHCQKQKGLLLNILVEIQNLHLFVVNSSVLPFGDSVLDITIVAQMGTGYNLTINDLVKNLRVATLKSMS; encoded by the exons ATGGAGAATAATAACACATCGATGGACGCATCAGAAGCCAGCTGGTTATCTGATTTG CTGTTGCAGGAAACGGAGGATGGTTGCAACTTGTTCCGACAATGTCACCTTGAGACGTTGCTCGACGATGATGAAGAGTTGCTTTCGCATGAGATAGCAAGTGCCTTTGAGAACTTGCAGCAACCTTTGTCTTCGGAGAGTAACACTTCGTATTCGGAGGCTCCGATGAACTCATTCACGGAAGAAACAAGTTTTGAGAAGCCCATCAAGCAGCCCAAAACGAATGCCTCTAGTTGGAACTCATCGTTCACTAAGCATTTTTCGTTATCTTCATCCCCTTCTTCTCCAACCTCCAAGATCCTGTCTTTCGAGAACTCAAACTCGTCCCCTCCCAATCCCAACAACACCGATCAGTTTCATGGtattgttgtttcttctgcCTTAAGCCCAAAGCAGATCAAGACCAAAGGTGCTTCAGTTTCACTCCCACATACCCGGAAACGTTTATCAGAAAACCAGAACTTTGAAGCTGAAAGCCCCAAAGGCCATAGAAGCTACAAGTCCCCATCTCACGTTCGGGATCACATCATCGCCGAGAGAAAACGAAGAGAGAAGCTCAGCCAGAGCTTAATCGCTCTAGCAGCTCTTATTCCTGGCTTAAAGAAG ATGGACAAGGCATCAGTGCTGGGAGATGCTATAAAGTACGTGAAAGAGCTCCAAGAGCGTATGAGAATGCTTGAAGAAGAGGACAAGAATAGAGATGTGGAGTCTGTGGTGATGGTGAAGAAACAACGGCTGAGCTGCTGCGACGATGGTTCAGCTTCAcatgaagatgaagaaaacaGTGAAAGACTCCCCCGCGTGGAAGCGAGAGTGTTAGAGAAGGACGTGCTCCTTCGGATCCACTGCCAAAAGCAAAAGGGGCTTTTGCTCAACATACTTGTCGAGATTCAAAACCTTCATCTCTTCGTTGTCAATAGCAGTGTCCTACCTTTCGGGGATTCCGTACTTGACATAACCATTGTTGCTCAG ATGGGAACCGGCTACAATTTGACCATAAATGATCTTGTAAAAAACCTACGCGTGGCTACTTTGAAATCCATGTCATAA
- the G gene encoding protein STAY-GREEN: protein MELLSLRLTPSPSSSTSSLPAALAHCSKLCEFQPRKKKKACFDAPRLAVRCVKASAERTGDTIDDGEARSGFTTPAMEVTTFNRSTFSDAADFPVWEKIGAVVRLSYGIGIYGAMAVAGSFICSITGIDSLGGFHLSLDAILEGLGYAAPPIMALLFILDDEVVKLSPHARAIRDVEDEELWSFFYGMSPWQFILMVAASSVGEELFYRAAVQGALADIFLRGSNLITDVQGMASLTGVLPPFVPFAQAFAAVLTAVLTGSLYYMAASPKDPTYVVAPVLQSRSGRQDLKKLFEAWYEKRQMKKIYSPLLEGLLALYLGFEWIQNGYVTD from the exons ATGGAACTGTTGTCTCTGAGACTCACCCCTTCACCTTCGAGTTCGACTTCATCGCTTCCTGCAGCACTTGCTCACTGCTCCAAGCTATGTGAATTTcagccgaggaagaagaagaaggcgtGCTTCGACGCGCCTAGGCTTGCGGTGCGGTGTGTGAAGGCCTCGGCGGAGCGAACCGGTGATACGATCGATGATGGGGAGGCTCGTAGCGGGTTCACCACACCTGCCATGGAAGTCACCACATTCAATCGAAGCACTTTCAGCGATGCTGCTGACTTTCCCGTTTGGGAAAAGATTGGTGCTGTCGTCAGACTCAGTTATGGTATCG GGATTTATGGTGCCATGGCTGTTGCGGGGAGTTTTATATGTTCAATCACGGGAATTGACTCTCTGGGTGGTTTCCATCTATCGTTAGATGCCATTTTGGAAGGGCTTGGATATGCAGCTCCTCCAATTATGGCACTTTTGTTTATACTCGAT GATGAAGTTGTGAAGCTATCACCCCATGCCCGTGCCATCAGAGATGTAGAGGATGAAGAACTGTGGAGCTTTTTCTATGGGATGTCCCCTTGGCAG TTTATACTGATGGTTGCAGCAAGTTCAGTTGGAGAGGAGCTCTTCTACAGGGCTGCTGTTCAG GGGGCATTGGCTGATATATTTTTACGAGGCAGTAATCTTATAACAGATGTTCAAGGAATGGCATCATTG ACCGGTGTGCTGCCTCCATTTGTTCCATTTGCTCAAGCATTTGCGGCTGTTCTTACAGCTGTCCTTACTGGTTCTCTCTATTACATGGCTGCCTCTCCTAAAG aTCCTACTTATGTTGTTGCACCTGTTTTACAATCTCGCTCTGGTCGCCAAGATTTGAAAAAGCTATTTGAAG CCTGGTATGAAAAACggcaaatgaaaaaaatctatTCCCCACTTCTGGAAGGACTGCTGGCACTATACCTAGGTTTCGAGTGGATCCAA AATGGTTACGTGACAGACTGA